CCCGTAGCTTATTAAATGAAAAGCTCTTTGGTAGCACGACAGTTGGCTTGGCGCAGCGAACCAAGACGCCTTTGCTGGTATTACGCCCCCAACTGATTTCGGCCTATACCTCTGAAGAACTAGACTTGCGCTGTCGCCATTTATTTCGCTATTTGTTGTTGCCTTATGATGGCAGCGACCCCGCTAAGTATTTAGTTCAACAAATTGAGCAGCACTGCCAAAACCAACCCACTAAAGCCTTAGAGCAGTGTCTGCTTTGCTGGGTAGTCAGTGATAGTGGCCGTAAAGAACTGAGAAAGAGCAATCAGGATCAAGAAATTGCTGAACTGCTGGCAGCACCTCAAGCAGCTTTAGCCAACCTGAATCTGCAAGTGCAGACTGAGGTACGCTCAGGCAACTCAGTGACCCAGATTCTGGAAGTAGCATCCTCGTTTGATATCAGTGCGATCGCCATATCATCGGGTAGTCTAGGCCGCTTAATTGAATGGTCAGCTCCTAGCTTTGCCGGGGAAATCTTGCGGCGCAGTTGGCATCCAGTATTATTTTTTCCCCCCACCCGTCCTTGAGTCGTTAACTGTTAGCGTTCCTCCAGTTTCATTAAGATTTTGGGCTTGACCTTCTCAAGTTCTTGCTTGAGGAGAGTCTTAGTATTATTGGGTTGGGCAGTGGAGACAAAAGTTCGGCTAATATCAGCCCATTCTCGCAAGCGATCGCGCTGTAAGTCAGCAATCTTAGAACTCATCACAGTCACGCATCGTTGAGGTTCTTCCAAGGCAAAAAACAACAGGCGATACAAGCCATTTTCTGCTAGTAGACGAGTCATTTGTTGGCCTTGTGGCGTTTTTAAGTCTAAGTAGCAAGGTAACCAGCGAGGCCCATGCTCCCGATTATGCAGGGCAGTCAGCCACAGCAGCATCGGATGAGGAGCCAGCATAAACAAGAACTGGTTATACCGGGTTGCTAGTAACCGCCGCTGAATTTCTTGTTTAGGCATCATCATCCATAGGGTTGCCAAAACCTCATCACTGGTTTTCAACGGTTGAGCAAAAACGATTTCAGCCAGGGGTTTACTTTTCGGCCAAGAAGTAAGTTTGCAGAATTCATCGGGGGAGACTGAGTCTTGGCGCTTGCTATCAGTGACCCCTTGAAACTTTGAGAGCACAGCTTCAATCCGATGGCCCATCTGTCTGCCGGGGCCAAAGCGTTCTTCTAAAGGCTCTAAGGCTTTGAGAACTTCTGCTGCACTCTGAGGGCGATCGCTCGGGGATTTAGCCAAGCAGCTCATCACCAGGTTTTCTAATGCTTTAGGCAGCTTCAGGCTAGGGGTAATGGCATCAAATGAGCGCGGGAGTTGAAAATGGTGAGCTTTGTACCAGCTACCAAAGGTATGAGTTTCAGCCTGCAACGGCAAGCGGCCCGTTAGCATCTCATACATCATGATGCCTAAGCTATAGATGTCAGAGCGGTTATCTAGCTCTTTGCCCTCCATCTGCTCTGGCGAAGAGTAAGCCAGCGTGCCCATGAAAGAGTTGGTTTGGCCATTATCGGCTTGCAAGAGGCGAGCAATCCCGAAATCTAGGATTTTGACAAGTTCTCCAATACTCGTGTCATGACTCACGAGAATATTCCCGGGCTTGATATCCCGGTGAATTACTCCATCGTGGTGAGCGCACTGTAAACCCAGACAAATTTGGCGAGATATGCTGAGAAACCGAGGTAGAACTAGAGATCGCGTCCGAATCACATCGCTCAAGCTCTCTCCCTGCAAATACTCCATCACGTAGAAGGGCACTTCATCATCGTCAACGCCATAGTCCATGACTCGCACGATGTGCATGGTTTTCTGCCCCAGCAACGCACAAGTCCTAGCCTCACTTTTGAAGCGATCCCGCATTTTCTGGTTGAGGAGGGTGCGGGCCAAAAACTTTACTGCAACTGGTACATCTCCCAGCAAAACGTCTTGAGCCCGATACACTCGGCCCATCGCGCCTTTACCAATCAACTCTGCTAGTTGATAACGGTCGTTTAATAAGCGGCCTAGATTAGGGTCTGACATCGATTGAAACTCCGTTTCTCGCGGTGCCAGTAGATCTGCGCCGGTTGCAGCACAACTGACGACTTTGAGTTAAATCAACAGGAACGTAACTTATTTCTGCCACGGCTTACCAATCACAGGCATACACTAGGATTATTAGTCTTTGAGTAAATTTAAAGATACGGAAGCCAACCCTTGAGAAGAGGGCAGACATCTCTTAATCTTGCGGTTGAGAATTCAAGCAGGCTCAATAAAACTACCTGGGTCAGGCGCAAAGTTGCTGACCGCTCAGTAGTTTGCACTTACCTACCGAGAAGGAGTTAGAAATTCCGTAAAGCTTACGTAAAGCTATTCTAGCGGTCTGAGCCTTTTCTCTAGCAGAGGCTTAGTTACAGTCAGGAGTCGGCTGGCGGTCTTGCTTCATTAAAAGCTCAAGTAAAGGATTATCACTTAAGAGTACCCAAGCCAATAGACCTGTGAGACAGCAGCTACTGCTCTGGTTGCCGCTCTAGTGTGACTTCCATCGTGCTAGTGAGATAGTGACCTGCCATGATGCCGCTAGAGAGATAGTACCGCTCTGGATCGAGGCAATGTAGGGTTTCAAACCCACTACGCCGCTGGCGGTCGCCGAGAACCCAATACCGTTGCACAATGGACTCCGGTGCAATCCAGCCTTCGCCCTCGACCCGCCCCAGCAAGCTGTGTTGGAGCACAAAGGTATATTGCCGCTCTCCCGCATCTAAGCGGCCCCGATATTGTAGTGAGATATCTTCGCGTTCGGAGCCTGGAAATACCAACTTGGTCACCATTGTGTACCAATTATCTCGGCTCCAGCCGACTAAGGTCTTGCCTTTAACCAAGATCGGCAACCCATCACGCTCCAGCCAATTGCCCTGTAGCGTCCAGCGTCCTGCCTCCATTAGAAAGGTGTGAGCCACAGCGCTATTCCTTACTTGTATTGCGTTTCGCCATGCTAATGCGGATGGGACTCTATGCTATCACGCCCAGAGGTCGCCACAAGGTGGATTTCCCCTAGAGCGATCGCTTTTGCCGCCCCCGTAACTTGTGGCAAATTTCCGGGTATGCCGTGGTGTCGCCAGTAAGCGAGCACAGCAAAGGCGATCGCCTCCTTAAAGTCTGCACTTAAACCAACCTCATCGGTGGTGATCACGGACGCAGAAGGCAAATGCACTTGCAATCGTTGCTTGAGATACAAGTTGCGACTGCCACCTCCACCAAGGAGCACTTGATCAGGAAGCTGTGGCAAAAAAGCCCCATAACTATGAGCGATCGAACGTGCAGTAAGTTCCGTTAAGGTGGCGAGAAAATCAGCATCACTCAGCTGATAACGTCCAGCATCAGCAAAGCAGTCCTTCAGGTAATCCAGTCCAAATAATTCCCGTCCGGTTGATTTGGGTGGTGCTTGCTGAAAAAAATCTTGTTGGAGCCACTGCTCGACTAAAACTTGGCAAGGGGTTCCGGTAGCAGCCCAAGCTCCGTCTTGGTCGTAAGTTTTAGCTCCCTGAGAAAGTTGCTGCACAGCCAAATCCAGCAGCATATTGCCAGGGCCTGTATCCCAACCTCGAACTTGCTGCTCCCAGTTAGCTGTACTTCTGGCTGGTAAATAAGTGACATTGCCAATGCCACCGATATTCTGTACACAGCGGCTCTGGGTAGCGTGCCCCAACAAGTAAGCATCCACCCGTGGCACCAGCGGCGCTCCCTGTCCTCCCGCAGCAATGTCAGCCACCCGAAAATTGCTCACGGTAGAAATTCCAGTCAGGTGAGCGATCGCGGCTCCCCGACCGAGTTGGAGACTGTAGCCAAGCGGTGAGGAAGAAACAACTTTGTCGTTTGTTCTTTGATCCTTTTTTGGTGGTCGATGATAGACGGTTTGCCCATGCGAGCCAATTAAATCTGCTGGAGTGTGACCTGCTTGAACGGCTAAGGCGGCTTGAGCAAATTGCGTGGCGATCGCGTCATCTAGGGCGGCAAATTCTGCCATTGATATTGGTTTGCCTGCACCCACCGCTAGGATTTGCGATTGCAAAATTTCGGGATAGGGGTAAGTCGCTCCAGCTAGCAATTTGACTTGCAAGTCGGTTTCTAAGCCAGAAATTTCGACTAAGGCAGCATCGATACCGTCTACGGAGGTGCCGCTCATTAAACCAATTACGTGCATCATGCGTTCGGGCCTGAACCTTAGCAACAACTGCTTCTAATAAACTCCACAGCTTGCTTCAAGCCTGAAGTATGGAGCCAGCCGACATATCCTCTAAATTGAGCCACATTTTGAGCGTTAAGAACACAAACATGATGCACGCCAGCAGGGTTTTTTGTAAGTTGTAGGCTACCACTGCGATCTCTAAACTTTAGTTCTGAGAGGGTTTCCTCCAAAAACTGACCTACTGGGATGAAATTATGAGTCATGCCAGGAACTTGTTGGAGCTGGGCGATCGCGGTTTGCATCAAGCTGGATGTTCCTGGGGCTTTGGGTGAGCTTACCAGAAGATTATCAGCAACTAAACGGGCCACTTCAGGGCAGCTCCAGTAATTAATGTGGGCATCTCCTACCCCTGCCACCATCGGAGCGTGGTCGATCGCGATTTGAACACCAGGATTAACTAAGCCTGCCACCTTAGCAACTCGATTGACCAGATCCGAGCTGACAAAATTCCGGACAGCGGTCTCTGTAGGGTTGGCCTCAGTTTGCAAATAGTGATCCTGAAGGGTTAGCTTCCAAGACAAGTCTGGATTAAGGCAGGGTTGCAAAGGATAAGCGATGACGTCAGAAGCATGGATCAGATTGCTCCATCTCAAGCCGCGATCGCTATATTGGCTCACTAAAGCTTTCACCTGTTCAGGCTGAATGCCCAGCATGATGTTAAAGAAAGCGATGGGAGAACCCATTGTGGTGATGCTTTTTAATTGCAGTTTTTGCTGAGAAGATTCCGACTGAAAATCGGAGCTGTGATGCCCCTGAATCAGCGATCAAATCTCAAAGGCTGGATCGTCCGAATGAAATCTTTCAGAGAATAAAGCGTCCCACAAAACAACCGTACCAAGCGAATGAGAAACGATGTGTAGCTCTGTCTCGTTTGGATTACGGCTGATGAAATCAGAGAGCTGTTCCGCAATTAATTTTCTAATCTTGATGCCGCGCTCTGAATTGAGATAGGTGAAAGCATCACCGACAAATTCAGAAAAGAAGCCCTTTCTGAAGTTTTGATAGCGAAATACGGCTTGAGCATCAACCTGAGGATTGGCTGATTGAAAGGCTTGCAAGTTTTGATGCACCGCATTCCAGAGTTTGCCAACGTCATTTAAGACATCACCCCAAAAGCTCGCATAAAAGAGCGGCAAAGCTACTTGTTGTTGGCTAAACTCTTCTCGAATCAAGCTCTGTAAGGAATCGGCATACTGCACGTTGCGGGTGGCAACTCCGTGCATAAAAAATACAAGCATGATGTCGGTGGCAAAAATGGAGCAATGCTCTCTATTCTTCCCGACCCGCTTGAAGATGCAATGCCATCAGAACTTGAAGTTAGATTGGTAATTGATCAATTCCCTTATTGGAACCAATCACCACCATTGCTTCCCCCTTGCGGAGGCGGCGGTTGGGTTCGGGGTTGATCTCAAACTTGCCGTTGTAGCTAACTGCCAGCAAGTTGAGGCCAAAACGACTCCGCAACCTCAGATCGGAAATCGTTTTACTGTCAAAGTCTTCAGGAACAATCACTTCCACGATGCTGTTGTCGGGATCAAGCTCGAAGCGATCGAGGATACCTGGTTTCGTCAGCGATCGCGCCAAGGCACAGCCCATTTCGTGCTCTGGAAAAACCACATGATCTGCGCCGACTTTTCGCAGCAGCTTTTCATGAATTTCGGAAGAAGCCTTGGCGACCACATGAGGTACTCCAGCCTCTTTCAGGTTCATGGTGGTGATCACGCTTTCCTCCACATAATTGCCGATCGCGACAATCACGGTATCGAACTCAAAAACCCCTGCTTCTTTCAGGGCAGCAACCTCAGTTGAATCTAACTGTATTGCATGAGCTGCTAGCTGGTCAGTCAGAATCTGAGCCACCCGCTTTTCATCCGAGTCAATCCCTAGCGCTTCGTACCCCATACGATGCAGAGATGCACAAACAGCTCGACCAAAGCGCCCCAAACCAATGACAGCAAATTGCTTATTCTCGGTTCGTAAGCTGCGAAAGAAGCTCAGATAGGATAAATTCACGAATTAACCTCAGGCGCTAAGCGCCAAAATCTGATTTAGAATCCATAACTCTTTAAATTATCAAGATTTCGGGTGCAAATCTGTTCTGGAAATCCCACCCTATTTTGTTACAGAAACCTACCCTACGAGTAAATTTTCTTCTGGATAACGGATAGTACTCGGATTGGGATCACCTAAAATTGCGCCGATTAGCAGCAATACCCCAACTCGACCGATATACATGCTGGCAACTAAGACCAATTTGGCAAAGGTGGAAAGACCTGCCGTAATCCCGGTGGAGAGGCCAACTGTGCCAAAACCTGACATCACCTCAAACAGAATTTGAATAAATTCTACGTGTGTGTCAGTGATAGCAATTAAAGTAGTCATAATCATGACGGCAGCGAGTGAACCAACCGAAACTCCCACTGCTTTGAGAATGAGCGAAACAGGAATTTGCCGCTCATATAAAGTCGCTTCTTCTTTGCCTTGTAAGATCGCTCGAGTACAACTAGTTAAAACTCGTAAAGTAGTAGTTTTAATGCCACCTGCGGTACCGCCTGGACTACCTCCAATAAACATGAGGACGATCATGATAAATAAGCTGGCAGTCGTCATTCTGCCAATATCAACGGTATTGAAACCTACAGTACGCGGTGTTACGGCTTGAAACCAAGCTGCGAGTATCTTAGTCTTGAGATCCATTGCTCCGAGGGTCGCTGGATTTCCTAACTCTGTAAAAAATATAGCAATCGTACTAATGACCAAAAGAATGACTGTAGTACTAGTTGCAACTTTGAAATTTAAGGAAAAGACAATTTTTTCCGGTTTTCTGGACAAGCGATCGCGCAACCACAGAAATAACTCAAAAATCACTTCGTAGCCAATACCACCAAAGATAATTAAGGCTGGAATAATGATGTTCAATAACACCGAAGATTGATAGCCAATTAGGTTGTCCTTAAAGGGGCTAAATC
This genomic stretch from Trichocoleus sp. FACHB-46 harbors:
- a CDS encoding TrkH family potassium uptake protein produces the protein MTVSRTICLGFLAVIAIGTFLLMLPFSTSSGNWNDFIVALFTSTSAVCVTGHIVVDTGIYFSTTGQVILLALVQIGGLGYMTATTFLLLLLGRRFGLRDKIALQQALDRPGMQGAAQVLRSIVALTLIFELTGAFLLLAVFVPDHGWSKGLWLSIFHSITAWNNAGFSPFKDNLIGYQSSVLLNIIIPALIIFGGIGYEVIFELFLWLRDRLSRKPEKIVFSLNFKVATSTTVILLVISTIAIFFTELGNPATLGAMDLKTKILAAWFQAVTPRTVGFNTVDIGRMTTASLFIMIVLMFIGGSPGGTAGGIKTTTLRVLTSCTRAILQGKEEATLYERQIPVSLILKAVGVSVGSLAAVMIMTTLIAITDTHVEFIQILFEVMSGFGTVGLSTGITAGLSTFAKLVLVASMYIGRVGVLLLIGAILGDPNPSTIRYPEENLLVG
- a CDS encoding universal stress protein encodes the protein MFQRPLICTDFSDNIQRLANFVPSLAAGGMQQIVFLHVTALWEEGEIPREDTEKVNQARDRLAVALQQVPDGVEVKVEVQSGRASDTILKVAKTHQADVIILGTPTRSLLNEKLFGSTTVGLAQRTKTPLLVLRPQLISAYTSEELDLRCRHLFRYLLLPYDGSDPAKYLVQQIEQHCQNQPTKALEQCLLCWVVSDSGRKELRKSNQDQEIAELLAAPQAALANLNLQVQTEVRSGNSVTQILEVASSFDISAIAISSGSLGRLIEWSAPSFAGEILRRSWHPVLFFPPTRP
- a CDS encoding anhydro-N-acetylmuramic acid kinase, producing MMHVIGLMSGTSVDGIDAALVEISGLETDLQVKLLAGATYPYPEILQSQILAVGAGKPISMAEFAALDDAIATQFAQAALAVQAGHTPADLIGSHGQTVYHRPPKKDQRTNDKVVSSSPLGYSLQLGRGAAIAHLTGISTVSNFRVADIAAGGQGAPLVPRVDAYLLGHATQSRCVQNIGGIGNVTYLPARSTANWEQQVRGWDTGPGNMLLDLAVQQLSQGAKTYDQDGAWAATGTPCQVLVEQWLQQDFFQQAPPKSTGRELFGLDYLKDCFADAGRYQLSDADFLATLTELTARSIAHSYGAFLPQLPDQVLLGGGGSRNLYLKQRLQVHLPSASVITTDEVGLSADFKEAIAFAVLAYWRHHGIPGNLPQVTGAAKAIALGEIHLVATSGRDSIESHPH
- a CDS encoding serine/threonine-protein kinase — translated: MSDPNLGRLLNDRYQLAELIGKGAMGRVYRAQDVLLGDVPVAVKFLARTLLNQKMRDRFKSEARTCALLGQKTMHIVRVMDYGVDDDEVPFYVMEYLQGESLSDVIRTRSLVLPRFLSISRQICLGLQCAHHDGVIHRDIKPGNILVSHDTSIGELVKILDFGIARLLQADNGQTNSFMGTLAYSSPEQMEGKELDNRSDIYSLGIMMYEMLTGRLPLQAETHTFGSWYKAHHFQLPRSFDAITPSLKLPKALENLVMSCLAKSPSDRPQSAAEVLKALEPLEERFGPGRQMGHRIEAVLSKFQGVTDSKRQDSVSPDEFCKLTSWPKSKPLAEIVFAQPLKTSDEVLATLWMMMPKQEIQRRLLATRYNQFLFMLAPHPMLLWLTALHNREHGPRWLPCYLDLKTPQGQQMTRLLAENGLYRLLFFALEEPQRCVTVMSSKIADLQRDRLREWADISRTFVSTAQPNNTKTLLKQELEKVKPKILMKLEER
- a CDS encoding NAD-binding protein; this encodes MNLSYLSFFRSLRTENKQFAVIGLGRFGRAVCASLHRMGYEALGIDSDEKRVAQILTDQLAAHAIQLDSTEVAALKEAGVFEFDTVIVAIGNYVEESVITTMNLKEAGVPHVVAKASSEIHEKLLRKVGADHVVFPEHEMGCALARSLTKPGILDRFELDPDNSIVEVIVPEDFDSKTISDLRLRSRFGLNLLAVSYNGKFEINPEPNRRLRKGEAMVVIGSNKGIDQLPI